The genomic region CGCCGCTCCGGACGGGACCAAGTGTCGTGAAGCCGCCCGTCAGGCGACCGTCGGCGAATTCGCAATATTCCGGCCCGTAATCCTTGAAGGTCCAGCCGAAGGCGCCGCCGTAAAAGGCCTTGCTCGCTTCGATGTTTGCCACGTTGAACTCGATGTAGTCGATGCGGCGGTCGTTGTCCTTGTTGCTCATGGC from Sinorhizobium garamanticum harbors:
- a CDS encoding VOC family protein, giving the protein MSNKDNDRRIDYIEFNVANIEASKAFYGGAFGWTFKDYGPEYCEFADGRLTGGFTTLGPVRSGGPLVILYADDLQDAARRVEAAGGKIVKPIYSFPGGRRFHFADPDGYELAVWSAQ